In a single window of the Oryctolagus cuniculus chromosome 2, mOryCun1.1, whole genome shotgun sequence genome:
- the SIX3 gene encoding homeobox protein SIX3 isoform X2, producing MVFRSPLDLYSSHFLLPNFADSHHCSLLLARSGGGNGAGGGGGGGGAGGGGGGNRAGGGGAGGAGGGGGGGGSRAPPEELSMFQLPTLNFSPEQVASVCETLEETGDIERLGRFLWSLPVAPGACEAINKHESILRARAVVAFHTGNFRDLYHILENHKFTKESHGKLQAMWLEAHYQEAEKLRGRPLGPVDKYRVRKKFPLPRTIWDGEQKTHCFKERTRSLLREWYLQDPYPNPSKKRELAQATGLTPTQVGNWFKNRRQRDRAAAAKNRLQHQAIGPSGMRSLAEPGCPTHGSAESPSTAASPTTSVSSLTERADTGTSILSDKRGFSFRFPRTRHPTCMTIHLYLGKYSL from the exons ATGGTATTCCGCTCCCCCTTAGACCTCTATTCCTCCCACTTCTTGTTGCCAAACTTCGCCGATTCTCACCACTGCTCCCTACTTCTGGCGAGGAGCGGCGGCGGGaacggcgcgggcggcggcggcggcggcggcggcgcgggcggcggcggcggcgggaacCGTGCGGGAGGCGGCGGTGCTGGCggagcaggcggcggcggcggcggcggcggctccaggGCCCCCCCGGAAGAGTTGTCCATGTTCCAGCTGCCCACCCTCAACTTCTCGCCGGAGCAGGTGGCCAGCGTCTGCGAGACGCTGGAGGAGACGGGCGACATCGAGCGGCTGGGCCGCTTCCTCTGGTCGCTGCCCGTGGCCCCCGGGGCGTGCGAGGCCATCAACAAACACGAGTCGATCTTGCGCGCGCGCGCCGTGGTCGCCTTCCACACGGGCAACTTCCGCGACCTCTACCACATCCTGGAGAACCACAAGTTCACCAAGGAGTCTCACGGCAAGCTGCAGGCCATGTGGCTCGAGGCGCACTACCAGGAGGCCGAGAAGCTGCGCGGCCGTCCCCTCGGCCCAGTGGACAAGTACCGCGTGCGCAAGAAGTTCCCGCTGCCGCGCACCATCTGGGACGGCGAGCAGAAGACGCATTGCTTCAAGGAGCGGACTCGGAGCCTGCTGCGGGAGTGGTACCTGCAGGACCCCTACCCCAACCCCAGCAAGAAACGCGAACTGGCGCAGGCCACCGGCCTCACCCCCACACAAGTAGGCAACTGGTTTAAGAACCGGAGGCAGCGCGACCGCGCCGCGGCGGCCAAGAACAG GCTCCAGCACCAGGCCATCGGACCGAGCGGCATGCGCTCGCTGGCCGAGCCCGGCTGTCCCACGCACGGCTCGGCAGAGTCGCCGTCCACGGCGGCCAGCCCGACCACCAGCGTGTCCAGCCTGACGGAGCGCGCGGACACCGGCACCTCCATCCTCTCG GACAAGCGCGGCTTCTCCTTTCGGTTCCCACGGACCCGGCACCCCACCTGCATGACGATTCATTTGTATCTGGGAAAATATTCTCTCTAG
- the SIX3 gene encoding homeobox protein SIX3 isoform X1 translates to MNIYPPLLHSPGFPYLSAGQSMVFRSPLDLYSSHFLLPNFADSHHCSLLLARSGGGNGAGGGGGGGGAGGGGGGNRAGGGGAGGAGGGGGGGGSRAPPEELSMFQLPTLNFSPEQVASVCETLEETGDIERLGRFLWSLPVAPGACEAINKHESILRARAVVAFHTGNFRDLYHILENHKFTKESHGKLQAMWLEAHYQEAEKLRGRPLGPVDKYRVRKKFPLPRTIWDGEQKTHCFKERTRSLLREWYLQDPYPNPSKKRELAQATGLTPTQVGNWFKNRRQRDRAAAAKNRLQHQAIGPSGMRSLAEPGCPTHGSAESPSTAASPTTSVSSLTERADTGTSILSDKRGFSFRFPRTRHPTCMTIHLYLGKYSL, encoded by the exons gtCAGTCCATGGTATTCCGCTCCCCCTTAGACCTCTATTCCTCCCACTTCTTGTTGCCAAACTTCGCCGATTCTCACCACTGCTCCCTACTTCTGGCGAGGAGCGGCGGCGGGaacggcgcgggcggcggcggcggcggcggcggcgcgggcggcggcggcggcgggaacCGTGCGGGAGGCGGCGGTGCTGGCggagcaggcggcggcggcggcggcggcggctccaggGCCCCCCCGGAAGAGTTGTCCATGTTCCAGCTGCCCACCCTCAACTTCTCGCCGGAGCAGGTGGCCAGCGTCTGCGAGACGCTGGAGGAGACGGGCGACATCGAGCGGCTGGGCCGCTTCCTCTGGTCGCTGCCCGTGGCCCCCGGGGCGTGCGAGGCCATCAACAAACACGAGTCGATCTTGCGCGCGCGCGCCGTGGTCGCCTTCCACACGGGCAACTTCCGCGACCTCTACCACATCCTGGAGAACCACAAGTTCACCAAGGAGTCTCACGGCAAGCTGCAGGCCATGTGGCTCGAGGCGCACTACCAGGAGGCCGAGAAGCTGCGCGGCCGTCCCCTCGGCCCAGTGGACAAGTACCGCGTGCGCAAGAAGTTCCCGCTGCCGCGCACCATCTGGGACGGCGAGCAGAAGACGCATTGCTTCAAGGAGCGGACTCGGAGCCTGCTGCGGGAGTGGTACCTGCAGGACCCCTACCCCAACCCCAGCAAGAAACGCGAACTGGCGCAGGCCACCGGCCTCACCCCCACACAAGTAGGCAACTGGTTTAAGAACCGGAGGCAGCGCGACCGCGCCGCGGCGGCCAAGAACAG GCTCCAGCACCAGGCCATCGGACCGAGCGGCATGCGCTCGCTGGCCGAGCCCGGCTGTCCCACGCACGGCTCGGCAGAGTCGCCGTCCACGGCGGCCAGCCCGACCACCAGCGTGTCCAGCCTGACGGAGCGCGCGGACACCGGCACCTCCATCCTCTCG GACAAGCGCGGCTTCTCCTTTCGGTTCCCACGGACCCGGCACCCCACCTGCATGACGATTCATTTGTATCTGGGAAAATATTCTCTCTAG